One Chitinophagales bacterium genomic window carries:
- the bioB gene encoding biotin synthase, producing MQIRNDWTKEEIHAIYHLPLLELIYRAAATHQQFHATGEVQVCTLLSVKTGGCPEDCAYCPQAARYQTDVEPHKLLDKETVVAAAREAKEAGASRFCMGAAWREIRDNRDFEKVLDMVREVNALGLEVCCTMGMLTESQAQKLKEAGLYAYNHNLDTSEGYYNKIITTRTYADRLQTLRHVRKAGISICSGGIIGMGETDEDRIHLLHTLATLPAHPESVPINALVPVKGTPMENAKRVSVWELVRMIATARILMPAAMIRLSAGRHGMPIAEQALCFLAGANSIFSGEKLLTTPNPNFVDDRKMFELLGLRAKAPEPITV from the coding sequence AGCTGCCACCCACCAGCAATTTCATGCTACAGGAGAGGTGCAGGTGTGTACCCTGCTATCCGTAAAGACCGGAGGTTGTCCGGAAGATTGTGCCTACTGCCCTCAGGCTGCCCGTTACCAAACCGATGTAGAACCACATAAGCTGCTGGACAAGGAAACGGTAGTGGCTGCTGCCCGTGAAGCCAAAGAAGCCGGAGCCTCACGCTTCTGCATGGGCGCAGCCTGGCGTGAAATCCGTGACAACCGCGATTTTGAAAAGGTGCTGGACATGGTCAGGGAAGTAAATGCCCTTGGACTGGAAGTGTGCTGCACCATGGGTATGCTTACTGAAAGTCAGGCTCAGAAACTGAAAGAAGCAGGTTTGTATGCCTACAATCACAACCTGGATACCTCAGAAGGCTATTATAATAAAATTATCACCACCAGAACTTATGCCGATCGTTTGCAAACGCTGCGTCACGTCCGTAAGGCAGGTATCAGCATCTGCAGCGGAGGTATTATCGGCATGGGCGAAACCGATGAGGATCGTATCCATCTGCTGCACACACTGGCTACCTTGCCTGCTCATCCTGAAAGTGTGCCGATCAATGCCCTGGTGCCGGTGAAGGGCACTCCGATGGAAAATGCAAAACGTGTGTCTGTGTGGGAGCTGGTGCGCATGATTGCCACTGCACGTATTCTGATGCCTGCGGCCATGATTCGCCTGTCTGCCGGACGCCATGGCATGCCGATAGCCGAACAGGCACTATGTTTTCTTGCCGGAGCCAACTCCATATTTTCAGGAGAAAAGCTACTGACCACCCCCAATCCGAATTTTGTAGATGACCGGAAAATGTTTGAACTGCTGGGATTGCGGGCTAAAGCTCCTGAGCCTATTACAGTTTAA